In Eisenibacter elegans DSM 3317, the genomic window AGCAGTATGGTGGCTCAGGCGCTTGGGCTAGAATTTCTTCTTTGCTGAAGCCGGTCATTTGGCAAAAAGCCTCATTGACATCGCGGTGATACCCTTGTGCGTCTACAATCACCATCCCGTCAGCCATACTGGCTAAGATTTGTTTGGAGAAGAGCTGCTTTTGCCGAATCAGCTCTTTATCTTGCTCTTGCTGAGTTACATCTTGTACAATACCGACGAGGCGTTCTACTTTTTGGTCTTGGCCGTTGAGAGGTCTTCCCGATACCCTGAGCATTCGCAAATTACCTTTAGCTGTAAAGAATCGCGCTAGGAGCTCAAAAGGTTCTCCCGTTTTGGCTGTTTGTTGGATGGCTGCTTCGACACGGCCTTGGTCGTCGGGGTGATAGAACGAGACCCCATTGTTGAGGTTATGGTCAAAGTCTTTGTCTACTTCGTGAATGGCGTAGACCTGGTCTGTCCAGAAAGTTTTGCCGGTATCGAGATCCAGCACCCAGCCTCCTACTTGTGCGATTGCTTGGGCTTCGTTGAGCACTCCGGTGAGCACGCGCAACTCAGCCTGAGCCTTGACCTTAGGGGTGATGTCTACGCCTACCAATAGTATTCCGTTAGCATTTCCATCAGGAGTACGCAAAGCCTTGAGCTCCCAGTTGGAGGTGTGAAACACTTGGGTATTTCGTGCTTTTTGGCGCAGCCTGCCATTGAAGGTTTGGTTGGGGTTGGCCAAGGCTTGGTCAATCAAGGCTTGCCCTTGCGGGCGGTCTTCAGGCAACAAAAGCGATATGATGGGTTTCCCTATAATTTCTTCGGGCAAATAGTCGAAATCTTGGCAATAATGTTGATTGACATAATAACAAAGCCCTGCTTCATCGGCTTTGAGTATATAAATCAGACTGCTGTCGAGTAACTTAGGGAGGCATTCTTGCTCATCATGTTGGTATTGTGGGGTTTCTACAACGCAGCTCAACAATACACGCTGTGTGTTGGGAAGGACACCACCTTTGCAGCGAAAGGTGAGATAATGGCCTTTTTGGTGCTTGAAAGAGACCCGCAAATCCATCACATAGTGTTGAGGGGCGGCACGACAAGCCTCCCAAGCCTCTTGGCATTGTTGGCGATGGTTTCTTTCCTGTAACTGTGGCCAGATTGGTTTGGATGTATCATCTACATACCCCAAACTTTCCCAAAAACTAGGCGTGAAATAAACTCCCTCGAAATTCCCCAAATCCCAATACCACCAAGCATCACACGCTGCATGATGGAGCATGTACGAAACCCAAGGAGAATGCTGCTCAGCCTCAGCCAGCTCCTGTGCCAAATACTCAAACTTTTGAGGGGCATTCATATCTCTCTAAGACAAACTACAGCCTAAATAGAAAATCTGTGATAAAGCGCTTTGCGCCTTTTGATTGTCTAATAACACCTCAACAAAGCCACGCGCAGAAAACCCATACCACTAACAAAACTACGAAACTTGCTCATGCCATACAATACCTATTTACTGCTAAATCGCAATAAAGTTGCCAATTAAACGATTAATACCCCATTTGCTTGCGTACCAGCATAAAAAAAACGAATTTTGAATTGTTTACGTCTTTGCGTGAACTTTGTAATCCAAATTAATAGATTTAGCACAAACACCCCGCGCTCGATGAACGCGGGGTGTTTTTTAGGGTAATGATACATTGGTGAAAAACTATAAGAAATCCCTCTTAATTATGGCCGAGGTTTTGTTTCAAATTAGGGTTTGCGTTTGTTTCCCGTAAAGGAATTGGAAGCACCAAACGATTATCATTCCACAAGAATGTACCTGTTACTCCTTGCAGACGTTTAATGTCGTGAATGCGTACGCCTTCAAACGCTAACTCTAAACGACGCTCTAACAAAATATTGTCTAATGTAACACTTAATAGAGAAGCTAATCCAGCACGGTTTCGTATTCTATTTAAATCTTCTAAGGGAGTAGCGCCAGAGCCAGTGCCTAAACGAAAGTTAGCCTCAGCCCTAATAAGGTACATCTCAGCTAATCGCATAATCACGTAGTTTTTCCGAGGGTCTCTCCATTTGCCAGAAGTAATATTCCCAAACTGATCTCCCACTATATCAAATCTATGAGTCTACGATTAGCGCGCTCGTACAAATTAAGATGCTCAGCTAATATGTCTATACCACCTCTGCCAACTCCCTGTTGATTGGAGTAAAAAGTAGCTAAACCTGCATTATTTTGTGCATTTTGCTGAATTTCAAAAATACTCTCTCTAGTATTGTCTTCATCAAACGCCTGTGTTACGGTTTGATTAAGGCTATAATTGCCGCTGGAGATAACCCTATTTGATTCATTTAATGCTTCTGCAAAATTACCTTGCTGGAAATCAGACTAAACGCACTATAAAGCAATCATTTTAGCAAGCATTTTTAGGCAATATTCAGGCTCCCAAATCATTTTTTTGACAATTCTCTTCTTGCTTATCTTTTTGGGTTCTTGGCTTTGTGCGACATTGAGCAATATTTTTCTCAAGAGAGATAGATTCTGTGCAGAAAAGTCTTTCCGATTTCTTTTGCTATCTTCTTTTTAAGGCTCACATCAAGCTGCCAGTGGAGCTGATTTTCTATACTCCAATGCCCTCTGGCAAGGGCTGCGGCTTGTATAGCGCTTAGCTTTTCTATGCTTGAGATGTAATAGCGGGTATATGCTCCTTGCCGCTGATGCTGGGTTTTGATACGCACCACACTTTTCAAAGAAGGCCGTTGTGCCACATTTTCTATCCACTTGAGTTGGTGGCTTACTGCTATCTCCCCGTGAAATACTGCACAAATACTCAGCAAGAGAATATCCAATAAAGGATGGGCAAAGTTCTTGTTTTGATGGCAGAATTTAGAAATCTATTACAAATATTTCATTATTCACTATATATTTTTTTACTTCAAAATAATAAAAATTACAGTGCGTTTAGTCTAGCTTATCAATCAAATATATCACAAAGTATTGCAGCAAGTTTGTTGTCTTCTATCAAAAAAGGAGCTCTCTGAAAAATCAGACAGCCCCTTTTTTATTTCTAACAAAGCTAAAGCCTACAAGTAACCGGGATTAGGCGTAAGCAATGGGTTTACTTCCAACTGCGTAAGCGGAATAGGCCAACGAGTACGGAATCCTTGCCCCGCAGGGAACAAGCCTTCTGCTAAGCCATAACGAAGCAAATCTGAGTAGCGATGTCCTTCGCCTACAAACTCGAAGCGGCGCTGATTCAAAATCTCAGTAAGCGCTTCTGCATTGGTAGCGGGGTTGGCATTAGCTAATCCTGCACGGTTACGCACCACATTGATGTCGCCTAATACATTAGCAGAGGGAGCCGTCAAAGGATTACCCAAACGTGCATTGGCCTCTGCGCGAATCAAAAACATTTCGGCAAGACGAATCATAGTTACATAGTCATCACTTGAGGAGGTGCGGAAATACTTTACCAAAGAAAGACGACCACTAATTACGCGAGCGCTCACAGCAAAGCGCAAATCTCCATTTAATCCTGATGTTTGAAAAGCATTGAAAAAGGCGGTACGATAGTAAAACTTCTGCCCTCCAGTTGTAGGATCCGAGGCAATGGCCAAGCCATTTTGGTCGTTCAAGCTGAAGTGGAGCGTCCAGATAGTTTCGTTTGTTACAGAATTAAGGAAAATCGCATTAAAAGCCGTGGTAAGTCCTGAACCAGCAATGGCCTGTGTGGCTTTGGCAGCAGCTTGTACATTATCTCCTCTTTGCAAATATACCCTTGCCAGCAGAGCAGTAGCAGCTCTTGCCGTAGCACGAAACTGCCGCTGAGCCGCAGGATTGAGATTTGTAAGATTTGCCTCAGCAAAAATCAAATCCTCAATAATGTAATTATAAACATCATTCTCTGAAGAACGTGCTACATTCGAGATTTCAGCTGTAGCCTTAGTAGCTCTAGGCTGAATAGGTACAGGCCCGAAGAGCTTTACTAAGTCGAAATAGCATAATGCACGTACAAAACGCGCCTCAGCAATATAATGATTGCGCGTAGCTGCTGTCAAGGTTACATTATCAATACGCTCTATCAAAGTATTGGCGCGATTTATGGTTGCATAGATGCTTGCCCAGGTATTGGCGATTTGCAAATTAGAGGCTTGAATCTGTCGAGCACTTACTTGTTGGTCGGTGGTAAAGGTACCTGAATGTGCTAAATTATCAGCATATACATCTTGATAAAGTAAGAAACGAAGACCATAATAATTGCCTGATTGCAAGCCATCATATATACCAGCCACAGAGCGAGCCACTGAAATTGAATCTGTTACAGCTGTTTCGGCATCAATAGAATTGGTAGGCTCTACATCCAGGGTATTGCAAGCATTGATCAAAGCCAATGCTGTGCAAAGAGTGAGGTATCGAAATATTTTTTTCATGAGTATCTCTGTTCTAAGTTTAGAATCCGATATTAAGCCCGAAAGTAATGGTACGAGGCTGTGGGAAGGTGTAGAAATCCACTCCCAAGGTAGTATTAGACGTACCTGCAAAGTTTACTTCAGGGTCGAAGCCCGGATAGTTGGTAAAGGTAAATAAGTTTTGAGCTTGCACATACACACGGGCAGAACGCAAAGAAACGCGATCAATCAATCTCTTTGGCAATGTATAACCAAAAATCACGTTTTTGAATCGTAAGAAAGAGCCATCTCTGATAAAACGAGTCGTACTAGAACGATTGTTTTGATTTACTGATACATCAGTAGTAGCACGAGGCACTGCCGTGATGTCTCCTTCTTGTCGCCAGCGATTCAATACAGCATCTACTTGATTATCGTCAAAGAAGTTGGCGAATAGTCCTTGTTGAAAACTTCCTGCTGCATTCCAGATATCGTTTCCATAAGAAAACTGCATGAAGATGTTCAGATCAAAACCTTTGTAGCGGAAAGTATTATTAAAACCTCCTACAAACAAAGGTTGTGCACTGCCGATGATGGTCAGGTCAGCATCGTTGATAATGCCATCGCCATTGATATCGCGATAGTTCATATCCCCTCCCTGAATCCCCAAGGCCTGAAGTGATTGCGGCACATCTTCTGTACGCGCATATACACCATCAGCAATAAAACCGTAGAAAGTACCAATAGGTTGCCCTTCACGCAATACCAAAGAGTTGCCTCCAAAACCATAGAATACATCTTGGCCTTCAAAGAGCTCTAATACCTTATTGCGATTGAAAGACATGTTTAAATCGGAAGTCCAGCTAAACTCATCACGACCACCTTGTACATTTACTGTAGTCAAAGTAAACTCAAAACCACGATTTTCCACAGAACCAATATTGGTGAAGAAACTGCCAAAGCCATTTTGGGTAGCAATCGGACGAGAGAAAAGCAGGTCTCTGGTAGTTTTCACGTAATAATCCGCAGAGAGTGTTACACGATTATTGAAAAAGCCAATATCCAAACCAATATCTGTTTGGGTGGTTTCTTCCCATTTCAAATTAGGATCTCCAATTTGTGTAGGAGCAATACCAGCAGCATTAAAGTAATTAGCTCCACCATAGAAATTGCGTGAAGCGAAGTTCCCAATTTCTTGATTTCCTGTAATTCCCCAGCTGGCACGAACTTTCAAATCGCTAATGGTATTTTTCAGGCCTCCAAAAAATTCTTCTTCAGAAATACGCCACCCGGCAGAGAGGGCAGGGAAATAGCCCCAGCGATTATTTACCCCAAAGCGAGAAGAAGCATCTGCACGGAAATTCACAGATAACAAATATTTGCCATATAAGGCATAATTGGCACGGCCAAAGAAGGAAGTAAGTCCCCAATAAGTTTCAAAATTAGAACCTTGATTTACAGTAGCTGCAGCAGATATAAATCGAAAACGCTCTCCGGGAAAACCAATACCCCTAACAGATGCCTGATTGATGATATTGTACTCTTGGTTGAAACCAGCCAAAAGTGTCAGATTGTGTTGCTCAGCCAAGGGTACACGATAATCTATTGTTGCTTCTGTAAGCCACTTCAACACATTAGAGTAATTGTTTTGACCAGAGCCACCCTCTTGAGTAGAAGAACTGCCGGGGTAGTTGTCAGGAGTATAACGACGCTCCGAAAAGCTCAGTTGGTCTATTCCCACTCTTCCATTGATATTTAAGTTGTCTGTGAGAGCGTACTTGGCATAAGCATTGGCCACAGCACGCAAGCTGACATTTATATCATCGTTTTCTGTGCCTTCAGCTACCGGATTGCTATAAAAGAACTGCGGACGGGTATAACGTCCTCGTGCATCACGTACAGGCCACAAAGGAGAGGCTGCTAATGCATTGGCAAAGGGGCCGTTCAAGGTGTTATCACTTACAATACGATTGTTTACAGCACGGCTTAGTTGCACGCTGGTACCAATGGTAAAGCGGTTGTTTACATTATGGTCAAGGTTGAGGCGAGTGGATAGCCTTTGATAACGGCTATTGATTACCAAGCCTTGCTGATCAAAATAATTGGCAGACAGATAGTACTTTGTTTTATCATTCCCTCCAGAGCTAGAAAGCTCGTAATTTTGGATAGAAGCGGTTCGTAGTACTTCGTCCAACCAATTGGTATTTACAGTATTCTCAAAAGGAAGGCCTCCGTAAAAGAAATCTATGAAATCATCCCCTGTAGAACCTGCAGGTAAGAAACCATCATTCACCAATGCTTCTGTGGCCACTTCTAAGTATTGTGTGCGGTCCAAGAATTTTGGCTTGCGCCAAGCCTGTTGAAAACCTGCGTATGTATTAAAGTTGAACTGGGTTTTTCCTGTTTTTCCACGCTTGGTCGTAATCAATACAACTCCATTGGCAGCACGCGAGCCGTATATGGCAGCAGCAGAAGCATCTTTCAATACCTCAATAGACTCAATGTCATTAGGGTTAATGTCTGTAAGCGCATTGATGCTTTGCCCTCCAAAACCCAACTGGGAAAAGTCGCCCGTAGTAAGCGGCACGCCGTCTATTACATAAAGAGGCTGATTGCTGGCAGAGATAGAGCTTGAACCACGCACACGCACCGTAACCCCCCCACCGGGTGTACCGGAGTTTGTGGTAATCTGCACACCTGCTGCGCGACCCTGTAGCGCTTGGTCAATACCTGCTACGGGCAAATCTTGTAGTGTTTCGGAAGTTACCTTGGAAACAGAGCTGGTAAGCTCAGCACGGTTTTGTGTCCCATATCCTACTACAACCACCTCACCAAGTTGGCGGGTATCTGATTGCATGGTGGGATTGATGATGGTTTGGCTGCCCACAGCAATCTCTTGTGTCGTCAGGCCAACACCTCGAAAAATAAGAATACCACCTTCAGGAACATTGATGGCATAACGACCATTGATATCAGTGGCAGAGCCTTGGGTAGTCCCTTTGACCACCACCGTTACACCGGGCAATGGTTCGCCGTTTTCGTCGACAACAGTGTCGGTTACCACTCGACCTTGCGCCCAAAGCGACACACTTAGGCACAATGTGAGTAATAGTGTACAGTAAAACAGTAGATGTTTACGCATACAGTCATTTGTTTAAATAAGTGATAATAATAATAATAAATATGTGGTACAACCAAAAATAGCTTCCTTATGGGGCGATTATCTGGTTGTGTAATGCATCTAAGTTGTGCTTACTCTACCACCTTCATGTTTCAAAGGTAGAAGACTAAAATCGAATTAGCAAACAAAAATTTGATTTTGATACAAAAACATACTACTTGTACTAAAAAAATCACAAATGCAGTGTTTTGTTCTAATTCAAGCTTGTTAAAGTATAAAAAGCCGAATAATCATCTGATTTTCTGCTATATCCTTGTTATTGACACACGGTGTGGTCAAATACTCCACTACATCGCCAAAATGGAACTCTCCCCGAGGGATTCGTGTTTTACAATTATCATCGTAATATACCGATTAATCATATGGGTTTAAGCAAAACATCGGCTTTTTCTACAAACCAAAATCAGCTAGCAGCTTTGGCCAAGGCTTTGGCACACCCGGCAAGGATTGCCATTCTGGAAGTGTTGTTGAAGCGTCAATCCTGTGTCTGCGGAGAGATTGTGGAAGAGCTGCCCCTCTCACAGGCCACTGTCTCACAACATCTCAAGGAGCTAAAAACAGTCGGGTTAATTCAGGGCGACATCGAAGGGACACGCATTTGCTACTGCATTCACCCTGAAGGCTGGCGGCAACTCCAACAAGTGTTGGGGCAATGGCTTGTACAGGCCGAATCCAATTGCTGTTCATAGTGCTGTTTTCACGGTCAATTTTTATATTCTTACAATTCAATCCCCCTAATTCTATGGAAAATAACGAAGCCTTGAAGGCAATGGTGAAAGAGAAATACACCTTGATTGCCAACCAATCAAAAACTGAAAACGAAACCTCTTGTTGTGGTGTTGGTGGTTGTGCTACGGTAGATTATGCCGTTTTTGCCGAAAACTACCAAGATGTACAAGGTTACAATGCCGACGCTGACCTGGGGCTGGGTTGTGGCCTACCAACCGAGTTTGCACAGATCAACCTGGGAGATACCGTTCTTGACCTAGGCTCTGGTGCTGGCAACGACTGCTTTGTCGCCCGAGCCATTACTGGGGAAAGCGGAAAAGTGATTGGTGTAGATATGACAGAGACGATGATTGAGAAATCTCGTGTAAACGCCGAAAAACTAGGATTCAACAACGTAGAGTTTCGTCTGGGAGACATCGAAAGGCTGCCCATTACAGCCAATACAATTGATGTGATTATCAGCAATTGTGTGCTCAACCTCGTTCCTGATAAGGCCAAGGCTTTTGCAGAAATGTATCGGGTGCTAAAACCTAGCGCTCATTTCAGTATCTCAGATGTTGTGCTACAAGGCACACTACCCGAAGGGCTACGCAATGATGCTGAGATGTATGCCGGCTGTGTATCAGGAGCTATCTCACAAACCGACTATCTGAAACTGCTGTCGCAGGCTGGGTTTGTGAATGTGCAGGTACAAAAATCTCGGAAAATCAGTCTGCCTACAGAGATTTTGAGCCGTTATCTTGACAAAGAAGGCTTGGATAGTTATGCACAAAATGACTCCTTGGGTATTTACAGCATTACGGTATACGGTCAAAAACCGGCTACCCAAACTTGTGCGCCAGATTCCGGCTGTTGTTAATTATTATAGCCCGGCAACATTGGCTTGAGCTTGAGAATCAAACCAATCGTATCCAGTGAATTTTGATATACATTGGGCTCTTCTGCAACTTTGGCACACATCATACGTGTACCTCACGGAAGAGTCCTGATTTTGATTGGGGATGCCTAGAGGGCGGCTTTGTTAACGCACTTTTTTCCACCAAATAATAAAGCCCGTAATAGGCAAAGAGCATCCCACCAAGGAGACCAAGGCATAAAGTATGATGCCGGGCAGGCCTAGGAACTCTCCGGTATGGAGTGGTAACGATATTGCTACAAACTGTTTGTGTAAGGGTTTGTCTCGAAAAAGCTCGACAGCCTTAAGCTCCCCTTTTTTGTCAAAACTGATTTGATCGGGCAACATCGCCCCCAGCCAGTTGGTCGTATTGATTTTTTGGATGCTAAACCGAGGCTCTTTGTCATCGGGCAATTGTATGATTGTCGTAGCGTGGTAGTGAAGTTTTTGGTCAACCAAGCCCATCAGGCTGTCTAAAGAAATAGGGCGAAGGTCTTTCATTGTTTTTTTCTCCTCTTCTTTTTCCATCATCTCTTGCAATAGCAGCTCAAAATTATTAGAAATTTCTTCTTTGACAGCCTCTCCAGATATGGGTTTGCCCCCTAGGGCTACCAAAATACCGCTTTTCATCCAAGGATAGGTAACATAAAGTCCCGTCAGGGCAATAAAAAGCAACAACAGTAAGCTATAGAAGCCTAGTGTGTTGTGTAGGTCATAGTTGATACGGTAAAACTTTGCTCTCCAGTTGATGGTCAATCCAGCTTTGATGTTTTTCCATTTCCAACGTGCCGGCAACCACAGCACAAGGCCAGATAGAAGCATAAAAACAAAAATCAGGATAGAAATACCCACGACCTGCTTCCCGATTTTGGTAATCAGTAATGTGCGATGGATATTGAGCACTACCTGAAAAAATCCGTCCATACTGCGGCTGCTGTGGCCTAGCTCCTCGGCGGTATAGGGGTTGAAATAACTCGTTTTGAGTATCCCTGATTCGTGGTTGAGGTAAGAGATACTGATGCTTTTATTTTTGGCGGCGGGCAACACCAAGGCCGTGATGCTGCTGCCCCGGCGTTCAAAAATAGCCTGTAATGTGTCTAAGGGAAGCGGCACAGCTTGTTTGGGTGCATCTACATAGACTTTGTGTCGGTTATATAGCTCTATGACAGGGTTTTTGAAGGCATAAATGCTGCCTGTAAGGCAAACAGCAAACACCACTACTGATGATAACAAACCAAGCCATAAATGTCCTATGGCCATAAAATATTTAAACCAAGATTCGTTTTTTCTCTTTTTTCTTAGCAAGGATTTAACTAATCGCTTCATCGATTTTGGGTTGTAAATATTATTGTATAAGTGGTTATTTCAGCCAAAGCCCTAGGTTGCGGGTGTTTTCAAAACCCACGGCCTAGGCCGTGGGCTAAACCTGTAGAAAGCTTCTTTTTGATGCCAAAACAAGTTTGTTGTTGAGGTAGAGCTTATCCCAGCTTTCTGAAGGGCTATCGGCTGGCGGTTTGTTCTGCTTTGTCTTTCTTCTCTTTCTTGGGTTCTTCCTCGGCTCTTTCTGCTGGCTTTTGGTCTTTTACCAATTCTAAAAACTTTGCATATTGAGCCTCAGAAAGCACTTTTTTCATTGCGCCTTTGCGCTCATCATCATATTTTAGCCAATACTCTTTTGCTAGCTCGCTGTTGCCATGATAAATATCGTGGGCTTCGTGATAAGAGCGTTCAAAGGCGTTATTGACTGCTTCGAGCATTGCGGCTTGTTTTTCGTCGAGAGCCAGTTCCGTTTTGATCTTGCTGAGTAGCTCATCATTGTAACGGGGGCGCTTACGGGTGTTTTTGGCCATAAAGGCATTGTATTTTTCGAGCTGTGTATCGTTGAGAAATACAGCCATATCCGCGGCTTGCTTCTTGCTGCGTTCTTCCATTTGTTTGAAAGCCTCCACACGGTCAAACTTTGCCCCTCCTGAAGTAGCAG contains:
- a CDS encoding RagB/SusD family nutrient uptake outer membrane protein, translating into MGDQFGNITSGKWRDPRKNYVIMRLAEMYLIRAEANFRLGTGSGATPLEDLNRIRNRAGLASLLSVTLDNILLERRLELAFEGVRIHDIKRLQGVTGTFLWNDNRLVLPIPLRETNANPNLKQNLGHN
- a CDS encoding RagB/SusD family nutrient uptake outer membrane protein, translating into MKKIFRYLTLCTALALINACNTLDVEPTNSIDAETAVTDSISVARSVAGIYDGLQSGNYYGLRFLLYQDVYADNLAHSGTFTTDQQVSARQIQASNLQIANTWASIYATINRANTLIERIDNVTLTAATRNHYIAEARFVRALCYFDLVKLFGPVPIQPRATKATAEISNVARSSENDVYNYIIEDLIFAEANLTNLNPAAQRQFRATARAATALLARVYLQRGDNVQAAAKATQAIAGSGLTTAFNAIFLNSVTNETIWTLHFSLNDQNGLAIASDPTTGGQKFYYRTAFFNAFQTSGLNGDLRFAVSARVISGRLSLVKYFRTSSSDDYVTMIRLAEMFLIRAEANARLGNPLTAPSANVLGDINVVRNRAGLANANPATNAEALTEILNQRRFEFVGEGHRYSDLLRYGLAEGLFPAGQGFRTRWPIPLTQLEVNPLLTPNPGYL
- a CDS encoding SusC/RagA family TonB-linked outer membrane protein, producing the protein MRKHLLFYCTLLLTLCLSVSLWAQGRVVTDTVVDENGEPLPGVTVVVKGTTQGSATDINGRYAINVPEGGILIFRGVGLTTQEIAVGSQTIINPTMQSDTRQLGEVVVVGYGTQNRAELTSSVSKVTSETLQDLPVAGIDQALQGRAAGVQITTNSGTPGGGVTVRVRGSSSISASNQPLYVIDGVPLTTGDFSQLGFGGQSINALTDINPNDIESIEVLKDASAAAIYGSRAANGVVLITTKRGKTGKTQFNFNTYAGFQQAWRKPKFLDRTQYLEVATEALVNDGFLPAGSTGDDFIDFFYGGLPFENTVNTNWLDEVLRTASIQNYELSSSGGNDKTKYYLSANYFDQQGLVINSRYQRLSTRLNLDHNVNNRFTIGTSVQLSRAVNNRIVSDNTLNGPFANALAASPLWPVRDARGRYTRPQFFYSNPVAEGTENDDINVSLRAVANAYAKYALTDNLNINGRVGIDQLSFSERRYTPDNYPGSSSTQEGGSGQNNYSNVLKWLTEATIDYRVPLAEQHNLTLLAGFNQEYNIINQASVRGIGFPGERFRFISAAATVNQGSNFETYWGLTSFFGRANYALYGKYLLSVNFRADASSRFGVNNRWGYFPALSAGWRISEEEFFGGLKNTISDLKVRASWGITGNQEIGNFASRNFYGGANYFNAAGIAPTQIGDPNLKWEETTQTDIGLDIGFFNNRVTLSADYYVKTTRDLLFSRPIATQNGFGSFFTNIGSVENRGFEFTLTTVNVQGGRDEFSWTSDLNMSFNRNKVLELFEGQDVFYGFGGNSLVLREGQPIGTFYGFIADGVYARTEDVPQSLQALGIQGGDMNYRDINGDGIINDADLTIIGSAQPLFVGGFNNTFRYKGFDLNIFMQFSYGNDIWNAAGSFQQGLFANFFDDNQVDAVLNRWRQEGDITAVPRATTDVSVNQNNRSSTTRFIRDGSFLRFKNVIFGYTLPKRLIDRVSLRSARVYVQAQNLFTFTNYPGFDPEVNFAGTSNTTLGVDFYTFPQPRTITFGLNIGF
- a CDS encoding ArsR/SmtB family transcription factor; amino-acid sequence: MGLSKTSAFSTNQNQLAALAKALAHPARIAILEVLLKRQSCVCGEIVEELPLSQATVSQHLKELKTVGLIQGDIEGTRICYCIHPEGWRQLQQVLGQWLVQAESNCCS
- a CDS encoding arsenite methyltransferase; protein product: MENNEALKAMVKEKYTLIANQSKTENETSCCGVGGCATVDYAVFAENYQDVQGYNADADLGLGCGLPTEFAQINLGDTVLDLGSGAGNDCFVARAITGESGKVIGVDMTETMIEKSRVNAEKLGFNNVEFRLGDIERLPITANTIDVIISNCVLNLVPDKAKAFAEMYRVLKPSAHFSISDVVLQGTLPEGLRNDAEMYAGCVSGAISQTDYLKLLSQAGFVNVQVQKSRKISLPTEILSRYLDKEGLDSYAQNDSLGIYSITVYGQKPATQTCAPDSGCC
- a CDS encoding PepSY-associated TM helix domain-containing protein encodes the protein MAIGHLWLGLLSSVVVFAVCLTGSIYAFKNPVIELYNRHKVYVDAPKQAVPLPLDTLQAIFERRGSSITALVLPAAKNKSISISYLNHESGILKTSYFNPYTAEELGHSSRSMDGFFQVVLNIHRTLLITKIGKQVVGISILIFVFMLLSGLVLWLPARWKWKNIKAGLTINWRAKFYRINYDLHNTLGFYSLLLLLFIALTGLYVTYPWMKSGILVALGGKPISGEAVKEEISNNFELLLQEMMEKEEEKKTMKDLRPISLDSLMGLVDQKLHYHATTIIQLPDDKEPRFSIQKINTTNWLGAMLPDQISFDKKGELKAVELFRDKPLHKQFVAISLPLHTGEFLGLPGIILYALVSLVGCSLPITGFIIWWKKVR